From Candidatus Polarisedimenticolaceae bacterium:
GGTCGAGCCTGCTCGCCACGATCGAGGGACTCCGGGCGGGAACGCCGCGCGCGTCGGCCGAACGCGCGCGTGCCATCGACCAGCTGATCCTCGAGCTCCAAAACTGCCGCGACCGTGGCGCGAGCGCGACGGAGCAGTGCGCGAATCGGGTGGTTACGTCGTACGCGGACGACCGGGTTCGCGAGCTCGATGCCTTCGCCTCCGCGCTTCGCTGGGTCCTGTACGCCGTGGCAGGCGTCCCGGAGGCGAAGACCGTCGTGGTCTTCAGCGAGGGGGTCTCCCGAGATCCGTCGCGGGACGGCACGGATGCCGCGGCTGCGGTGCTCGGCATCGGAACGAGTCGCACCGGCGGTGCGGCATCGCGATTCGAAACCGAGGAGCGATTCGACGAGGTCGCCGAGGCTGCGTCGCTCGCGAAGGCCGCCGTCTTCACCATCAATCCGGGCGGAGCCCCGCGGATGACCTCCCTCAGCGCGGCACGCCCCGGCACCGAGGCCGGAGCCGGCAACGCGCTCCAGATCGACCCGTGGCGCTCGGCGGAGCGAAACGCGCAGCAGTCGCTGCAGGAGATCTCCTGGCGCACCGGGGGGATCGCCGCGCAAGGTGCCGATGTGCTTGCCGAGCTCGAGCGGATCGACGCCGTGTCGGCGGCGCTTTACACGCTCGGGTACTACGCGTCCGACGGAGAGCCCGCGGAACGCAAGGTCAAGATCCGCGTCCTTCGCAAGGACGTGAAGGCCGAATTCCAGCGGGATATCCCTCCCCCGCCTCCCGACCGGGCCCCGATCGCAGGGCAGTTCGTGCTGGAGTCCGGCGCCTGCGACGAAGCGGGCCGAAGACCCGTCACCTTGCGCCTTCGCCTCGACCGATCGAGCCTCGCCTTCACGCGCCTCGCCGGCAAGTTCGTCGCGAACTTCTCCATGTTCCTTCGCATCGCCCCGGGCGCGGGGGGGCCCCCGGACTTCGAGGACTTCCGGACGCTGAGTGTCTCGAGCCCCGTGCGCGAGCACGAGTCCGGCCGACCGGCGGATCCCACCGTGGAGCAACGACTGACGCTGCCCTGCCGAGCCTACACCGCGATCCTCACCGTCACGGATGCGGGTAGCGGATCCCGGCGGGAATTCGTGGAGTCGATCGCCGAGTGAGGCCGACAAAAAGAAGAGGGGGCCCGGTCGGGCCCCCTCTTCGCGGCCAAGGCCGTTCCGACGTTACCAGGTCAACGCAAAATTCAGGCGGTAAGCCCGAGGCGTCTGCAAGTTGGTGCCCGCCGTGCCGTAGGCGGTCGGGAAGCCCAGCGTGTAGTTCGTGCGACGCTGGGCGGCCGACCCAGGAGCCTCGAACCAGGTCGAGCTCACGACCAGGGTGTTCTGCTCGTTCGTGACGTTGAAACACTCGAACATCGCCTCGAAGTTCGTGTTCTTGCTGAACTTGAACCGATACTTCGCGGAAAGGTCGAGGTTCCAGGCGTTGGGTTCGCGGCCCGTGGAGCCGCGCGGGTCGGTGAAGTGCTGCACGGTAGCGACCTGATCGCCGGTCAGCGCATTGGCACAGGGTGCGCTGGCGAGACACTCGGTCCCGAGCGGCAGGTCCTGAGTGCCGTTGTATCCCGGTCCGACGATCTGGCTGTACGTGCGGTTACGCGCCCACGGGTTGCCCGCCCGGAAGTCGAAGATCGACCCGACCGAGAGGCCGTGCCTCGCGCTCTTGAGGGGAATCTCGTAGCTCGCCTGGAACTTCACGGCGTGCTTCACGTCGAACGACAGCAGTCCGTACCGATTCTGGGTGGCGTCGGGAACGTCATAGGCGCCGAACGAGTCGAACCCGTTCTCCGTCTCGACGTTGCCCTCGGTCTTGGACCAGACGTAGTTCGCGCGCAGTTCCCAGTTGTTGGCGAAGCGCTTGTCGGCGGTCAGGATGACCCCCTCGTAGGAGCGCTTGGCGTCCTCATTGATCCCCAGGGTCTGGATCTGCCGGGAGGTGACGACGTCGGGCGGCGTGAACACGTAGTCGAAGTCGAACGTCTGCGTGATGATGTTGTCCCAGTCGCGCTTGACGTACTTCGCGCCGACACCGAAGGTCGGATTGAACTGGAACTCGTACCCCAAAGTGTATTCGTCGATCGACTGGGGCTGGATGCCCGGCTCGAAGAGGTTCGATCCCGGATCGGGACGGACCTCGAAGAGCGTCTGCCAGCCGGTCGGGCTTCCCGAGGGTCCGGGAGGATTCGGGAAGTTGGCATTGAACAGGAAGTTGTACGACGACTGGCCGCCCGCGCCGCGCACGAACGGCGATAGCGTCGTGATGTTGACGCCCGCGAGGTAGCGGGACGCGGTCGCCTTGACGAGGTGTTTGCCCTGGCCGGTGACGTCCCACGCGACGCCCAGGCGCGGCGCGAAGCCGTCGTCCTTGATGATCTTCTCTCCGACGTCGTTGCGGTTGTCGGACTTCTCCCAGCGCAACCCGAGGTTGAACGCGAGGTTCTCGTTCAGCTGCCACTCGTCGTTGACGTAGAGGGCGGTGAACTTGTTGATCGGGATCGCGGTGTTCGGCTCCGCGTAGTCGATCATGTAGAAGAACGCGCGGTTCGCCGGATCGTCCGGATCGGCGAGCGCGTCCAGGCGGTAGAAATACGTGAGCGAGTTCCCCTGGATGATCGACGCGCCGACCCGGTCCTGTTCCTTGTAATCCGCGCCGATCTTGATCGTGTGGCTCCCGATGGAGTCGGTGTCCAGGAACTTCGTGGCCTGCAGTTCCCACTGCTCGCGGCGCCGATCCTCGGGGGTCTCGTCGAAGATGTTGGCGTCGTAGGTGTCGTTCGGGATGGCGCCGAACGGATCGTACGGACCTTCGATCGCGGGACCGTTGCCGGCCGCAGGACCGGAGCCGAGCGCCTCGTCGAAGATGAACTGCGGTTTCGACGGGATCGGAGTGAGCGGCTGGATCTTGAAGGAGTTCTTGAACCGCGTGTACTTGAAGTCGGTGGTCAGGGTCGGGGACCAGTTCGCCGTCCAGTTCAGGATGTACGAGAAGCCGCCCTGGCCCTGGAGGTCGACCGTATAGCTGTCGTAGCAATCCCCGCCGAAGAACAGCTGGCCGTAGCAACGCGTCGTGCGGGCCGGATCCTCGAAGAAGCTGTACTGGAAGCGATGGTTGTTCGTCGCCTGCCAGGTCAGCTTCAGGGACGGGATGTCCCCGTCGAAGAAGTTGATGTAGGTCCCGTTCCCCGACGTTCCGCCGGTCGGGTTGCCGAGCACGGCGTTCGCGCGGTTGTCGATACGGTCGTAGCTCATGAAGAACCAGGCCGTGTCGACGACGATGGGCCCGCCGAGCGTCAGGCTCATGCGGTTCGTTTCCTTGTCGGCCCCCGGGTCGTAGGTCGTTCTCCGGGCCGGCCGGTTGTAGGTGAACCCGAGCCCCTGCCCGGCGGTCACCGGCGCGGCGAACTCTCCTTCGGACGCGGGAGAATAGAGCCGGGTCCAGCGCGGGGCGCTGATCACGTCGCGGAACGAGCCCGTGAACTCGTTGCCCCCCGACTTGATGGTGACGCTCGTCAGGCCACCCTGGAACTCGCCGTATTCCGCCGAGACGCCGGTCAGCTTGATCTCGACCGACTCGATCGCGTCGAAGTTCACGTTGGAGCCGAACGTCCCCGTGACCGGGTCGCGCGTCGAGACGCCGTCGACCAGGTACTGATTGGAGCTCGAAGTACCGCCGAGGACGTTCGGGTTCGAACCGCCGGTCACGCCGGGGGCGAACTGAACGAGCGACTGGTAGCTGCGTCCGGCGGGCAGGCTGTCGGTGAAGGCCTTGTCGTAGTTCCCCGCCGACTCCGTCGCCGTCTTGTCGACGACCGGACGGGTCGCGGTGACCGTGACCGTCTCGGACAGCTCGCCTTCCTTGAGCACGACGGGAAGCTGAGTCGTCCGGTCCTTCTGGATGTCGGTCTCGATCGACAGGGTGATGTACCCCTGAAGCTGGGCGACGACGGTGAACTTGCCCTGCGGAAGATCGGGAACGAAGAAATTGCCTTCCGCGTCGGTGATGCGCACCACGTCGCGGATCAGCTCGGGGGAGCGCACCTGGATGGTGACGCCGACGAGGGGTTCGCCCTTTTCATCGGCCACCTTGCCACGGAGCGTTCCGTAGAGGGTGGAGCCGGCCAGCACCTCCCCGCCCGCAAGCCACATCAGCGGCAGGGCGAGAAGCGCGCCGACCAGGAGTCTCGAGAAGCGTCGCATGGTCATGCCTCCTGAGCAGGTCTTTCGCGTTGCGTCCGGGTCAGAATTTCGCCGTCGCACTGACGTACAGGCGGCGCGAGGTGCTCTTTCCGAACAGCGGCTCTTCGTTGCCGATCGCCGTGCCCGGGAACAGCTGGGCGAAGCAGAAGTCCAGGGTCAGGTTGTTGCCGTACGCGTAGCGCGCGGCGACGCCGAACTCCTGGCCGAGGTTCTTGTTGGTGGCGGTCGGGCTGATCTCCGTGTTGCGCATCATGCGTTGCGCCACGCCCATCAGGGTGATCCCGTTCGTGATCTCGGCCTCGAAGCCGACCTGGATCGCGCGGAGGCCCGGCGCGCCGCCGATGTAGGTGCGGCCCCACGTGCCGTTCCAGAAGTCGAGCATGCCGTAACGGTTGTGGAAGTCCTGCGCGAGCGGGTTGAAGGTCTCGACGTCCGCGCTCGCCGGGTCGTCGCCCGAGAAGTCGGCGTACAGCCCGTAGACCTTCGACGTCCGGCCGTTGCGCTCCCAGCGCCAGCCGAGCGAGGCCTCGAACGCGTCGGCATTCGCGTCCTGGAGGAGCAGCGTGTTCTCGTCCACGGTGCGACCGTCCTGGATCGCGGCGTTGGCCTTCGCGAAGAAGCCGGTCGCCGGGTTGTAGGCGTACCGGCCGGTGTAGGTGAAACGCTTGTCGATGAACGACGGACCGCCGATGGACTCCAGCGAGGTGTGGTTGAAGTTGTAGAGGACGCCGAGATCGACCTCGACGTTCTCGCCGAACTTCATCGACTGGTACAGGACGTAGAAGTCCCAGTCGCCGGTGTTGTCCTCGGAGGCGGAGACATCGGTGAGCAGCTCGGGATTGTCGAAGTCGGCCACCTTCGCCCAGACGAGCGAGAGGGCGCCCCAACGATTGCCGATGTCCGCGCGCGCGGCGTCCCACGACAGGCCGCCGTAGAAGTCGTTGTCGCCCGCGAGCCATTCGTCGCCGAGCACGACCTCCTGGCGCCCGAGCCGAAGGTCGAGTTTCTCGCCGAAGACCTGCTTCGCCTCGATGTACGCTCGGTACAGGCTCAGTTTCCCGAAGGTGAAGTCCAGCGTCGATCCACCCTTCACCGGCGTGTAGTCCTCGCCGGCGGCCCCGAGACCCTGCACGTCGAAGAGGACGTTGACGTCCCGATCGAGTGAGATCTGGGTCCCGATGTTCGCGCGGTACCCGATGTACCCGATCTTGTCGTCCCTGCCGAGGAACGAGTCGCTCAGGTTGTCGTTGTACTCCGGCCGAACGCGCAGGCTGCCGAACCAGTCCCACTTCGCGGTCGAGCCGTCGCCCTCCTCAGCGCTGAACGCCGGCATGACGCCCAACGCCATGACGCCGAGCGCCGCCAGAACCTTCCACCGTCTCATCGTGCAGGTCCTCCTTCGCTATCGTTGAGACCTATCGCCTTCACCGTCCCGCCGCTTCGCCCCTCTCGGCGGCGGCAGGCGCACACGAATCGAGCTCTCCCGGTATCCCCTTCGAACTCAACCCCCGGGCGTAACTCACCGAACGTGGTCCGAAAGCAATCCCCGTACCCCGGGAACGACTTCTGTAAGTCATTCGTTTGCATGACTTTACAATTCGCACTTCGGCTGCGCCGGACCTCCGTCCGGCCGCTTTTTTGAAGGCGTCCAAACTCTTGAATCAACGGGACGGCAGCCGTGGGAGGAGTGGAGCGAGCTTGGGGTCCGCCTCGGCGGCGCGCCGTATCGCCGGGTCCGCGCTCAGTGCCAGCGCCCGGGCGAGGTACTCGAGCGAGGTCGCCTCGCGACCGGCTTCCGCCGCGACGCTGGCCAGGGCGAGCGCGGTACCGGGGCTGTCCGGAGCCAGCTCCCAGGACCGCTCGAGATCCCGGGTGGCCTCGGCGAGCCTTCCCTCCGCCGCGCTC
This genomic window contains:
- a CDS encoding TonB-dependent receptor, with product MRRFSRLLVGALLALPLMWLAGGEVLAGSTLYGTLRGKVADEKGEPLVGVTIQVRSPELIRDVVRITDAEGNFFVPDLPQGKFTVVAQLQGYITLSIETDIQKDRTTQLPVVLKEGELSETVTVTATRPVVDKTATESAGNYDKAFTDSLPAGRSYQSLVQFAPGVTGGSNPNVLGGTSSSNQYLVDGVSTRDPVTGTFGSNVNFDAIESVEIKLTGVSAEYGEFQGGLTSVTIKSGGNEFTGSFRDVISAPRWTRLYSPASEGEFAAPVTAGQGLGFTYNRPARRTTYDPGADKETNRMSLTLGGPIVVDTAWFFMSYDRIDNRANAVLGNPTGGTSGNGTYINFFDGDIPSLKLTWQATNNHRFQYSFFEDPARTTRCYGQLFFGGDCYDSYTVDLQGQGGFSYILNWTANWSPTLTTDFKYTRFKNSFKIQPLTPIPSKPQFIFDEALGSGPAAGNGPAIEGPYDPFGAIPNDTYDANIFDETPEDRRREQWELQATKFLDTDSIGSHTIKIGADYKEQDRVGASIIQGNSLTYFYRLDALADPDDPANRAFFYMIDYAEPNTAIPINKFTALYVNDEWQLNENLAFNLGLRWEKSDNRNDVGEKIIKDDGFAPRLGVAWDVTGQGKHLVKATASRYLAGVNITTLSPFVRGAGGQSSYNFLFNANFPNPPGPSGSPTGWQTLFEVRPDPGSNLFEPGIQPQSIDEYTLGYEFQFNPTFGVGAKYVKRDWDNIITQTFDFDYVFTPPDVVTSRQIQTLGINEDAKRSYEGVILTADKRFANNWELRANYVWSKTEGNVETENGFDSFGAYDVPDATQNRYGLLSFDVKHAVKFQASYEIPLKSARHGLSVGSIFDFRAGNPWARNRTYSQIVGPGYNGTQDLPLGTECLASAPCANALTGDQVATVQHFTDPRGSTGREPNAWNLDLSAKYRFKFSKNTNFEAMFECFNVTNEQNTLVVSSTWFEAPGSAAQRRTNYTLGFPTAYGTAGTNLQTPRAYRLNFALTW
- a CDS encoding alginate export family protein, whose protein sequence is MRRWKVLAALGVMALGVMPAFSAEEGDGSTAKWDWFGSLRVRPEYNDNLSDSFLGRDDKIGYIGYRANIGTQISLDRDVNVLFDVQGLGAAGEDYTPVKGGSTLDFTFGKLSLYRAYIEAKQVFGEKLDLRLGRQEVVLGDEWLAGDNDFYGGLSWDAARADIGNRWGALSLVWAKVADFDNPELLTDVSASEDNTGDWDFYVLYQSMKFGENVEVDLGVLYNFNHTSLESIGGPSFIDKRFTYTGRYAYNPATGFFAKANAAIQDGRTVDENTLLLQDANADAFEASLGWRWERNGRTSKVYGLYADFSGDDPASADVETFNPLAQDFHNRYGMLDFWNGTWGRTYIGGAPGLRAIQVGFEAEITNGITLMGVAQRMMRNTEISPTATNKNLGQEFGVAARYAYGNNLTLDFCFAQLFPGTAIGNEEPLFGKSTSRRLYVSATAKF
- a CDS encoding VWA domain-containing protein; its protein translation is MRSLPTALALFVVVARATPAAPAAVPAAERPTERNLVERVTVRLIQLNFVAVEDDGRPVTDLRAEEVELRIDGVRTPLAFLQGQSPSPVTPEPRPGGLANPEATPPLDTRRTPGGVPTDADRGRWIVFLFDHVQASPRTRVESLLAAESFLMQRLRPADRVAIAVFDSRLRFVQNFTRDRSSLLATIEGLRAGTPRASAERARAIDQLILELQNCRDRGASATEQCANRVVTSYADDRVRELDAFASALRWVLYAVAGVPEAKTVVVFSEGVSRDPSRDGTDAAAAVLGIGTSRTGGAASRFETEERFDEVAEAASLAKAAVFTINPGGAPRMTSLSAARPGTEAGAGNALQIDPWRSAERNAQQSLQEISWRTGGIAAQGADVLAELERIDAVSAALYTLGYYASDGEPAERKVKIRVLRKDVKAEFQRDIPPPPPDRAPIAGQFVLESGACDEAGRRPVTLRLRLDRSSLAFTRLAGKFVANFSMFLRIAPGAGGPPDFEDFRTLSVSSPVREHESGRPADPTVEQRLTLPCRAYTAILTVTDAGSGSRREFVESIAE